A section of the Apostichopus japonicus isolate 1M-3 chromosome 1, ASM3797524v1, whole genome shotgun sequence genome encodes:
- the LOC139965871 gene encoding uncharacterized protein isoform X4 has translation MWNRLSNIAQNVQSQLDTVVDNVNKSIAEEPESQTDDIDNSQLEQTSTMEGASPSPDTSFMSAGDASFVSPSDAQEQLEEQNRLIGQLKSMIRQRDKELTETNAKLSKVKLQAKAKIVSLNTQVEELKKKSSQDGDSAEKTPEVVEQENKEKSDLHMVIEKMRGKMEQSDEKMSILEAEKEKLEEQRNKLQNRLDSQSQSRGGGDSSRQIQALEQKVQEMEEVMLGREKVMEVLQTEVGEKEKKILELSSSGKALNEKLEVMQEQFRSMQENFVLKEQEWNLKKQHLEGQITSNEEKHEKEMMEKDEAVVALQSALTQYETAYKQAGEQYSTLAENFDQLKRELEKSQRDVEEAKSENAEKSESEISKAREDLAEKAKEMEALKEKLGEKEEAVATMEKEIESAHVKAEAKMTKLKTQAKAKIKNLEEQLEDLRKVDSLADEVSTLKNQVAELEEEKGNLQLKLVDFEEAVAKQGSLEDEIKNLQKQKTNLAEEKDELKKMLLSRDQENSSLEEEISDLKNRIEQNQVEHSQEQETKMKDLEERIAALTSQLREREEAQEDEMKSRVSVESRLVEQLDFRKNAEAHMTSLEENVNHLEEEKKDLEKRVEGLEAETEAMKEEKVTTELKMVQIEEERDGLDNQRVNLEEQIQDLKHKMESEFSSLAEMEKEKRELTEDRERLQRELEEIRQSLDETEKERQELEQKFASEETIRSEVEKRLQEAEESVTKLRDEMETTTGELENLKEINKEQADSLVKVQEEFQNLTAKSEEEEKKLKQDLLEMRDALDRIQEAKDSTDKLLKEREESLQSLSEQLTQRQEEVQAFSERFAQRDRDLAEAKVELSQTVKQKEDLESAIEALQTDIEGANNQIGNERNIHAAEKEKMVSEVQEKVKEIGDLNEKHESMQQKMKKLTEEFDSVNEDVKNLKSDIVEREQQINSLETLNNQKERELELVREGQSEEGKKVESKISSLLVQISELENEVTANQNKLSEKELQINSLQQEMNMKGEVTKNKESEFEAELQKYQKNLEEKEVQINSLQEQVMSSLKLVQENEDSHQESMKLEKQRYKDEEERLKSEVQRADQTIAGLEEKSSGLIKEYEEKVSNLNRITEERSKELEEKVGELQVEVSEKEKISMKLEELMKEKDTKEAEYVEEMGRMEKELEAKMLEVESQSKEAQGRQDQVESLQRELEDLRNLVSSKSDDAEEMIRMKEELEKRGSEIGVFQGEIEMYKDKLSHLQDELNHSVQVATDNQTELMSLQEGLTEATNNVQSLTAENDGLRQKGAVDVEKVQNELDEVRQHLESQCENLDSRNRQLEEQLQEKVELVEELTQRVVDNDVSFQQALQVKCKEIENLQADYEKVKSEAEGWSKSLEEKREGDSAEFQNLEKKVEVLEGELQKMKTEVTKAEQGMTIAIQEAEEKQKKLEELQKMSEEEKEESDKVREKLKEIEENEQGLQKEKLDLLGELEKAKNVSEGLKEELSRGEEGFLSTISALQDSLRQRGEETDALRKEFVEVKEMAVVSAEEIVKLRENLKVSEDDTISKAQMVEHLEKQLAELQESYQQREVSFNESFSEISDKLPELTQAIAVKDSSMENLNVTLAEREKEITDLNESLTSMTEELSEMKEKLKGVEQEAIQQGVEQKDEEVVTLRKSLEDSKQRYAKLLVKAKELKAKIVAVTEEKAKLNAALTEAESSSKDKEGEVVKLQSELDVTLEKVQSLIEEKSHLILDRDGLTEKLLGKEEEIERLNEEVREVKSGEESKNSEQTKVAEQLTKSLETIDMLQEELKDYEKRVRNYDVEKKALEKETLTLRDEVEALKEILDEQGQRLLVQQKEMHALKEGQQEESQRSSVQQEEIKMLKERLEMEDQRLQAQKDEVDGSVTEINDLRSENERLQSSLELVTESEDRLREHLSLKESEIVKQAEELEDVKSQVEKLEAEKTNLQGILQEKEEELSSMVGQLNSSSTSAADLETIKSEKEELEMSISEKEETLGNFLKTVSSLEDQLNQSSLETSALRESLDILRDEKDQRESDLSAMEQKTKDLVSQNETLNRSLDVLQENLREEERKSQHGAELNAKLKEKLLRINEARKNLAQELAEMKKEKDTSVEGLIQQKVSLEEEFTSAKKEVETLRQASDRSSGEFQEKRRENEMLHSENAALKRDLIDVRETSSKLESDLTEMAAELEKNKRALWENDELLKKVQSDRDSLASDVSRLTADVHAKSKNLQKLQAHSANLDEKIKTITEKHRKMKAEYNAKEARWAEESGNHQKVSKNLENEVENCNKLWEDKYQKDTKSYREKVEELEGLLEAEGAEKDELEKEKEELEAEKENLYQEIMTLEGKVSDKDKSAEVAERFRKEALEAQEAKRTAEEELEEMRKEHDVTLTELREIRNERESLLREREGEGTELSDLRSRLESTHVESSDLREQLRELERERDGLSQLLSDLQSKSQDMERRNFELLEEKKNLEEGKQRLEVEQDSLMKRLDSTSSLEEVEDRKADEEERIRMERVEEERDRALKGLHQREMRCESLSVQVAALVEEKNNMTVQVKNLDRSLLSNKRRITELQAENSQLQKQLESVQNKPPEQVVEENVAVERVSLQGSAPPSQDGSSQNSLAKEQEIIVLNQKLVQSEVARTTIESDFSDLQVSDLQAERGKRLNAEVRLQQAHYQISALQNIPPAIGVGMHSPKQDVSIPMDSEEEQQREPLMKAGRVLTRQGSTFTTQCRRWIQSRNKYCQRSLRTKPKLRNAAVIYSIAIHLFLIYTFFYGCATI, from the exons ATGTGGAACCGTCTCTCAAATATTGCTCAAAACGTTCAATCACAGTTAGATACAGTTGTTGACAATGTAAACAAATCCATCGCTGAAGAACCTGAGTCACAAACAGATGATATTGATAACAGCCAGTTAGAGCAA ACCTCAACAATGGAAGGAGCCAGCCCTTCCCCCGACACCAGCTTCATGTCCGCTGGAGATGCTAGCTTTGTCAGTCCGTCAGATGCTCAAGAGCAGCTGGAGGAACAGAATCGTCTGATTGGCCAGCTGAAGTCGATGATACGACAGAGGGACAAGGAACTCACCGAAACAAATGCCAAACTATCGAAGGTTAAATTGCAGGCGAAAGCTAAGATAGTATCTTTGAATACACAAGTGGAGGAATTAAAGAAAAAGAGCTCACAAGATGGAGATTCTGCTGAGAAAACACCAGAG GTGGTGGAGCAGGAGAATAAAGAGAAGAGTGACCTCCACATGGTCATCGAGAAGATGAGAGGCAAGATGGAACAGAGCGACGAGAAGATGTCCATCTTAGAGGCGGAGAAAGAAAAGTTAGAAGAGCAGAGGAATAAGTTACAGAATCGTCTAGATTCTCAGAGCCAGAGCAGAGGTGGCGGCGACAGTTCCCGACAGATCCAAGCTCTGGAACAGAAGGTACAGGAGATGGAGGAGGTCATGTTGGGTCGTGAGAAGGTCATGGAGGTCCTGCAGACGGAGGTGGgagaaaaggagaagaagatCCTGGAACTGTCGTCGTCCGGGAAAGCGTTGAACGAGAAACTGGAGGTCATGCAGGAGCAATTCCGTTCCATGCAGGAGAATTTTGTGTTGAAGGAACAGGAGTGGAACTTGAAGAAACAGCACTTGGAGGGCCAGATAACGTCGAACGAAGAAAAGCACGAGAAAGAGATGATGGAGAAAGACGAAGCGGTCGTTGCCTTACAGAGCGCCCTCACTCAGTACGAGACCGCTTACAAACAGGCCGGCGAACAGTACTCGACTTTAGCGGAGAATTTTGATCAGCTCAAGAGAGAGTTGGAGAAGAGTCAACGAGATGTAGAAGAGGCAAAGTCGGAGAATGCGGAAAAGAGCGAGAGTGAAATATCGAAGGCTCGGGAAGACCTCGCAGAGAAGGCCAAGGAGATGGAAGCGTTGAAGGAGAAGTTAGGAGAGAAAGAGGAGGCCGTAGCCACGATGGAGAAGGAAATTGAGAGTGCTCACGTGAAAGCAGAAGCGAAGATGACTAAACTGAAGACACAAGCCAAGGCTAAAATTAAGAACTTGGAGGAACAGCTTGAAGACCTTAGAAAG gtGGACTCTTTGGCAGATGAAGTCAGTACTTTGAAGAACCAGGTGGCAGAACTAGAAGAGGAGAAAGGAAACTTACAGCTCAAGTTGGTCGACTTTGAAGAAGCCGTCGCCAAACAag GATCACTCGAGGATGAAATTAAAAACCTACAGAAACAAAAGACCAACCTTGCCGAAGAGAAAGACGAATTGAAGAAGATGCTCCTCTCGAGAGATCAGGAAAATTCCTCCCTCGAGGAAGAGATCTCGGATCTTAAGAACAGGATCGAGCAG AATCAGGTGGAACATTCCCAGGAACAAGAGACGAAGATGAAGGACTTAGAAGAGAGAATCGCCGCTCTGACGTCACAGCTGAGAGAGCGGGAAGAAGCTCAAGAAGACGAGATGAAATCCCGGGTCAGTGTAGAATCACGCTTGGTTGAGCAGTTGGATTTTAGAAAAAACGCTGAAGCGCACATG ACCTCTCTGGAGGAGAATGTGAACCATTTGGAAGAGGAGAAGAAAGATCTGGAGAAGAGGGTGGAGGGATTGGAGGCAGAAACGGAGGCCATGAAAGAAGAGAAAGTGACGACGGAGCTAAAGATGGTACAGATCGAGGAAGAGAGGGATG GACTTGACAACCAGAGAGTCAATCTCGAAGAACAGATTCAAGATCTAAAGCATAAGATGGAGTCAGAGTTTTCGTCTTTGGCAGAGATGGAGAAAGAGAAACGGGAATTGACGGAGGACAGAGAGAGACTTCAGAGAGAACTGGAAGAGATCCGACAGTCATTGGATGAGACTGAAAAGGAAAGACAAGAACTAGAG CAAAAATTTGCATCAGAAGAAACCATCAGATCTGAGGTAGAAAAGAGGTTGCAAGAGGCAGAGGAATCTGTGACAAAGTTAAGAGATGAGATGGAAACAACTACGGGAGAACTAGAAAACttgaaagaaatcaataaagaaCAG GCTGACAGTCTCGTCAAAGTTCAAGAGGAATTTCAGAATCTCACAGCAAAATCAGAAGAAGAGGAGAAGAAATTGAAACAAGACTTGTTAGAGATGCGAGATGCTCTGGATAGGATTCAAGAAGCTAAGGATTCAACTGATAAATTATTGAAGGAAAGAGAAGAAAGTCTGCAATCTCTCTCGGAACAGTTGACTCAGCGACAAGAAGAAGTCCAAGCATTCAGCGAAAGATTCGCTCAACGAGACAGAGACCTGGCCGAGGCCAAAGTGGAGTTATCGCAGACTGTCAAACAGAAGGAAGATCTAGAATCAGCAATAGAAGCCCTCCAAACAGACATAGAAGGCGCTAACAATCAGATAGGTAATGAGCGAAACATTCACGCCGCAGAGAAGGAGAAGATGGTTTCTGAAGTACAAGAAAAAGTTAAGGAAATTGGAGACTTGAACGAAAAACACGAGAGTATGCAACAGAAAATGAAGAAACTGACCGAGGAGTTTGATTCTGTGAATGAGGACGTGAAAAACCTGAAAAGTGATATTGTCGAAAGGGAACAGCAGATCAATTCATTGGAGACACTCAACAATCAGAAGGAGAGAGAGTTGGAGTTGGTCAGAGAAGGCCAGTCGGAAGAAGGTAAAAAGGTCGAGTCGAAGATATCGTCTCTATTGGTCCAAATATCAGAGTTGGAGAACGAGGTCACGGCTAATCAGAATAAATTGTCAGAAAAAGAACTGCAGATTAATTCATTACAACAGGAAATGAACATGAAGGGAGAAGTCACCAAGAACAAAGAAAGTGAGTTTGAAGCTGAGCTTCAGAAATACCAGAAGAATTTAGAAGAGAAGGAGGTGCAGATAAACAGTTTACAAGAGCAAGTCATGTCTTCGCTGAAGTTAGTCCAAGAGAACGAAGATTCACATCAAGAATCTATGAAGTTGGAGAAGCAGAGATATAAAGATGAAGAAGAGAGATTGAAAAGCGAAGTGCAGCGAGCAGATCAAACAATCGCTGGTTTGGAGGAGAAATCTTCTGGTCTGATAAAGGAGTACGAGGAGAAGGTGTCCAATTTGAATCGTATAACAGAGGAACGTTCGAAGGAGTTAGAGGAGAAAGTTGGAGAGCTGCAGGTGGAAGTCTCAGAAAAGGAAAAGATTTCTATGAAACTGGAAGAACTGATGAAAGAAAAAGATACAAAAGAGGCAGAGTATGTGGAGGAGATGGGAAGGATGGAGAAGGAGTTGGAAGCCAAGATGTTGGAGGTGGAATCGCAGTCCAAAGAAGCTCAGGGGCGACAAGATCAGGTAGAGTCACTCCAAAGAGAACTAGAGGACCTAAGAAACCTCGTTTCATCAAAGTCGGATGATGCAGAGGAAATGATCAGGATGAAGGAGGAATTAGAGAAACGAGGTTCTGAGATAGGGGTGTTTCAGGGTGAAATTGAGATGTACAAAGACAAATTGAGTCACTTGCAGGACGAGCTCAACCATTCCGTGCAGGTAGCAACGGACAACCAGACAGAACTGATGTCTCTGCAGGAGggattgacagaggccacaaaCAACGTCCAATCTCTCACGGCGGAAAACGACGGTCTTCGACAGAAGGGTGCAGTCGACGTGGAGAAAGTTCAGAATGAACTAGACGAAGTGAGACAGCATTTGGAAAGTCAGTGCGAGAATTTGGACAGCAGGAATCGACAACTAGAAGAGCAGTTGCAAGAGAAGGTGGAACTAGTTGAGGAACTCACTCAAAGAGTGGTTGATAACGATGTGTCCTTTCAACAGGCTTTGCAGGTCAAATGTAAAGAAATTGAGAATTTACAGGCAGATTATGAGAAAGTCAAGTCAGAAGCGGAGGGTTGGTCGAAATCATTGGAGGAAAAGAGGGAAGGCGATTCTGCGGAATTCCAAAATTTGGAAAAGAAGGTAGAAGTTTTGGAAGGAGAATTGCAGAAGATGAAGACTGAAGTAACCAAAGCTGAACAGGGGATGACGATTGCAATCCAAGAGGCAGAGGAGAAGCAGAAGAAATTAGAGGAATTACAGAAAATGAGCGAGGAAGAGAAGGAGGAAAGCGACAAAGTGAGAGAAAAACTGAAGGAAATTGAAGAGAATGAACAGGGTTTGCAGAAGGAGAAGCTAGATTTGTTAGGTGAATTGGAGAAAGCGAAGAATGTCAGCGAAGGGTTGAAGGAAGAGTTGAGTCGTGGTGAGGAAGGTTTCTTGTCCACCATATCTGCTTTGCAAGATTCACTACGGCAGAGAGGTGAAGAGACCGATGCACTTAGGAAAGAGTTTGTGGAAGTGAAGGAGATGGCAGTAGTCAGTGCAGAAGAGATAGTGAAATTACGGGAGAACTTGAAGGTATCAGAAGACGATACGATCTCAAAAGCACAAATGGTTGAGCATCTGGAGAAGCAGCTCGCAGAATTACAGGAGAGCTACCAGCAGAGGGAAGTTTCTTTCAATGAAAGTTTCTCTGAAATTAGTGACAAACTACCAGAGCTCACTCAAGCAATAGCTGTGAAGGATTCTTCCATGGAGAATCTGAATGTTACATTGGcagagagagaaaaggagatTACCGACTTGAACGaaagtttgacgtcaatgaccgAAGAGCTCTCTGAAATGAAGGAGAAGCTGAAGGGTGTGGAACAGGAAGCCATTCAGCAGGGTGTGGAGCAAAAGGATGAGGAGGTAGTCACATTGAGAAAGAGCCTGGAGGACAGCAAGCAACGATATGCTAAACTGCTGGTTAAGGCAAAGGAGCTGAAGGCTAAAATAGTGGCAGTGACTGAAGAAAAGGCTAAATTGAATGCAGCATTAACTGAGGCAGAAAGTTCCTCTAAAGATAAGGAGGGTGAAGTAGTAAAACTACAAAGTGAACTGGATGTAACTCTAGAGAAAGTTCAGAGTTTGATCGAGGAGAAATCACATTTGATATTGGATCGAGATGGTCTAACAGAGAAGCTGTTGGGAAAGGAGGAGGAAATTGAGAGATTGAATGAAGAGGTGAGAGAAGTTAAAAGTGGTGAAGAAAGTAAGAACAGTGAACAGACAAAGGTAGCAGAACAATTGACAAAAAGTCTAGAAACAATTGACATGTTACAAGAGGAGCTGAAGGATTACGAGAAGAGGGTGCGCAATTACGATGTTGAGAAGAAGGCTCTTGAGAAAGAGACGCTGACCTTGCGAGATGAAGTGGAGGCACTGAAGGAGATTTTAGACGaacaaggtcaaaggttactaGTCCAACAGAAGGAGATGCATGCACTGAAAGAAGGCCAACAGGAGGAGAGTCAGAGATCTTCAGTTCAGCAAGAGGAAATAAAAATGCTTAAAGAGCGATTAGAAATGGAGGATCAAAGGCTGCAGGCTCAGAAGGATGAGGTGGATGGttctgtcacagagattaatgACTTGAGAAGTGAGAATGAAAGGCTGCAATCAAGCTTGGAACTGGTGACAGAATCAGAAGACAGACTGAGGGAGCACTTGTCATTGAAAGAGTCAGAGATTGTGAAGCAAGCAGAAGAATTGGAAGACGTAAAAAGTCAGGTTGAGAAGTTAGAAGCAGAAAAGACGAACCTGCAGGGGATTCTACAAGAGAAAGAGGAAGAGCTCTCGTCAATGGTCGGCCAACTTAATTCTTCTTCTACCAGTGCTGCCGACTTGGAGACGATAAAGTCTGAAAAAGAGGAATTGGAAATGTCCATCAGTGAGAAAGAAGAGACGTTGGGAAATTTCCTCAAGACTGTGTCTAGTTTAGAAGATCAGTTAAATCAGTCTTCTTTGGAAACGTCCGCATTAAGAGAAAGCTTGGACATACTGAGGGATGAAAAGGACCAGAGGGAATCGGATCTGAGTGCAATGGAACAGAAGACCAAGGATCTGGTCTCGCAGAACGAAACCTTGAACCGATCTCTGGACGTTCTTCAGGAGAACCTacgggaggaggagaggaagagTCAACACGGAGCAGAACTGAATGCAAAGCTGAAAGAGAAACTGCTGAGAATCAATGAAGCAAGAAAAAATTTAGCTCAAGAGCTGGCAGAgatgaagaaggagaaggatACATCTGTCGAAGGTTTGATCCAACAGAAGGTGAGTCTCGAAGAGGAATTCACATCCGCCAAAAAGGAAGTGGAAACTCTACGCCAGGCTAGCGACAGAAGTTCGGGGGAGTTTCAGGAGAAACGCCGGGAAAATGAGATGCTCCATAGCGAGAATGCAGCGCTGAAGAGAGATTTGATAGATGTCAGAGAGACGTCCAGTAAACTCGAAAGCGACCTTACCGAAATGGCGGCGGAACTAGAGAAGAACAAAAGGGCACTCTGGGAAAATGACGAATTACTCAAGAAGGTTCAAAGTGACAGAGATTCGCTAGCGTCAGATGTGTCTCGGCTGACAGCAGACGTCCACGCGAAATCTAAGAACCTGCAGAAGTTGCAAGCCCACAGTGCAAACTTGGACGAGAAGATAAAGACAATCACCGAGAAACATCGAAAGATGAAAGCGGAGTACAACGCCAAGGAAGCGAGATGGGCGGAGGAGTCCGGCAACCATCAGAAAGTGTCAAAAAATCTCGAAAACGAAGTCGAGAATTGCAACAAACTCTGGGAGGATAAATATCAGAAGGACACCAAATCTTACCGTGAAAAAGTGGAAGAATTAGAAGGCCTGTTAGAAGCAGAGGGCGCCGAGAAGGATGAATtggagaaagaaaaggaagagtTAGAAGCAGAGAAAGAGAACCTTTATCAGGAGATCATGACTCTAGAGGGGAAAGTGTCGGATAAAGACAAGTCTGCAGAAGTAGCCGAGAGATTCAGAAAGGAAGCTTTGGAAGCTCAAGAGGCGAAGAGGACAGCAGAAGAAGAGCTGGAAGAAATGCGGAAGGAACACGACGTAACGTTAACGGAGTTGCGAGAGATCAGAAACGAAAGAGAGAGTCTGCTACGGGAGAGAGAAGGCGAAGGAACGGAATTGAGCGACTTGAGGTCGAGGTTGGAATCGACGCACGTTGAATCATCCGATCTGAGAGAACAGTTGAGGGAGCTCGAAAGAGAGCGGGACGGTTTGAGTCAACTTTTATCGGACCTGCAAAGTAAGAGCCAAGATATGGAGAGAAGAAATTTCGAATTATtggaggagaagaagaatttAGAGGAAGGTAAACAGAGATTAGAAGTAGAGCAGGACTCTTTGATGAAGAGATTGGATTCCACGTCTAGTTTAGAAGAAGTAGAAGACAGAAAGGCCGATGAGGAGGAGAGGATACGAATGGAGAGGGTAGAGGAAGAACGAGACCGAGCCCTCAAAGGGTTGCATCAACGAGAAATGAG ATGTGAGTCTCTCAGCGTCCAAGTAGCAGCTCTTGTAGAAGAGAAGAATAACATGACGGTGCAGGTGAAAAATCTAGACAGGTCGTTACTCAGTAACAAACGTCGCATCACAGAATTGCAAGCAGAAAATTCACAGCTGCAGAAACAACTTGAATCAGTACAGAACAAGCCACCAGAGCAg GTCGTGGAAGAAAATGTCGCAGTGGAAAGGGTATCTCTACAGGGTTCTGCTCCACCCAGTCAAGATGGCTCCTCCCAGAACAGTCTCGCTAAAGAACAGGAAATTATTGTCTTAAATCAGAA ATTGGTACAGTCCGAGGTCGCCAGGACAACGATCGAAAGTGATTTCTCTGATCTGCAGGTG TCCGACCTGCAGGCCGAACGTGGGAAACGACTCAATGCAGAGGTGAGACTTCAGCAAGCGCATTACCAGATTTCAGCTCTGCAGAATATTCCACCCGCCATCGGAGTTGGGATGCATTCGCCGAAGCAGGACGTTAGCATACCGATGGATTCTGAAGAAGAACAACAGAGGGAGCCCTTGATGAAGGCCGGACGGGTCTTGA CTCGACAAGGAAGTACATTTACAACACAGTGTAGAAGATGGATTCAAAGCAGGAA TAAATACTGCCAGAGGTCACTGAGAACCAAACCAAAACTTCGAAATGCGGCCGTGATCTATTCCATCGCTATTCATCTCTTCCTGATATACACATTTTTCTATGGCTGTGCTACGATATGA